Genomic DNA from Triticum dicoccoides isolate Atlit2015 ecotype Zavitan chromosome 4B, WEW_v2.0, whole genome shotgun sequence:
TGTTGACCCGTGAAGACAAGCTGTCGACGAGGCCGTGTCACGGTGTCTGCGAGTTCCATGAAACCCGCGGATTCTAGAGCACGGTGGTCGTTTTACTTCCTTGCGCTGTAGTAAACCCGGCCGCATCAGTCATCAACTAGACTAGATATATGTAGACAAATTCATGCAATGTACGCGGCGGATTCCAGTTTACCAGGGTTACTACATAGGGGGAAAAAAGATCTTATATGTTTTTTTACCGAAAAACTGGCAAGATAGACACAACTCACACAAGCGGGATGGCGTGATATGCATGGTTAAATTCAACACTTTTTTTAGGTTTCGCTATTTATAAGGTATCAGAATCTTTTTGTTGCGTCAGccatttttttcttcttcctgAGCGTGCGGTATCTCGCAAGAGAAGAAGCAACCTCACCGGAGAAGAAGCAACACCACTATCTATCTTAGAAATGTGAGGGTGCAGTTTCGTTGGGGAGCAGCAACCTCACTATCTATCTTAGAGGTGCGGAGTGTGGGGTGCAGGGGATAGCCGGAGTTGTTCGCCGTTGTGCGGCTTAGAGGAATGGGCGGGCCGTTGGCCAGCAATGGCGGTGGGAGGAGGTTGATGGGAGGTTAGGAGCAAGCCGGTGCATAGTAGGGCCCGCAGTTCGCGGGCGGTAGAGGTCGGCTATTGGGGCTGGGTAGGCAGGGGGCGtgcgtgaggaggaagaagatgaatagTATGTGGCCTGTTTCAGGCCGTTGGATGAAGATCTGAATACGGTTCAGATGAGAACTGACTGATGCAACAATTTTTCCAGGTGCACGCTCCTTTTTTTTCAATATATCTCTTTTAATAGTTTGAATTGCCTTTTTTGTTTGTAGATTTTGGAATCCGTTATAATATCAAACTTTCAACAGGGATGGAAATGAAAAAGCAAGCAAGACCCCAAAATGTACAAACAAAAAGGCCAAACCCCTATATAAACCCATGCCACACTCCTCACTCCCTCGCAGTGACCGACACTTTCCTAGCTCAAGCTAAGCTCCGCAACCATGGCGCCCACCAggttgcctctcctcctcctcctcgccgccactGTCGCTGCCGCGGCCGACCTGTCCGTCTACCACAATGTCCACCCTCCGTCCGCCTCCCCGCTCGAGTCCATCATCGCGCTCGCCCGCGACGACGACGCgcgcctcctcttcctctcctccaaGGCCGCCTCCACCGGCACCGCCTCGGCGCCCGTCGCCTCCGGCCAGACCCCGCCCTCCTACGTCGTGCGCGCCGGGCTCGGCTCGCCGGCCCAGCCCATGCTCCTGGCCCTCGACACCAGCGCCGACGCCACCTGGGCGCACTGCTCCCCGTGCGGCACCTGCCCCGCCAGCAGCCTCTTCGTCCCGGCCAACTCCTCCTCCTACGCGCCCCTCCCCTGCTCCTCGTCCATGTGCCCCATCCTCCAGGGCCAGCCCTGCCCGGACCGGGACCCCTTCGACAGCGCGGCGCCGCTGCCGTCGTGCGCCTTCTCCAAGCCGTTCGCCGACGCCTCCTTCCAGGCGGCGCTGGCCAGCGACTGGCTGCATCTGGGCAAGGACTCCATCCCCAACTACGCGTTCGGGTGCGTGGGCTCGGTGAGCGGGCCGACTTCCGACCTCCCGAAGCAGGGGCTCCTGGGCCTAGGCCGGGGCCCCATGGCCCTGCTGTCCCAGGTCGGCAACATGT
This window encodes:
- the LOC119291700 gene encoding aspartyl protease 25-like, producing MAPTRLPLLLLLAATVAAAADLSVYHNVHPPSASPLESIIALARDDDARLLFLSSKAASTGTASAPVASGQTPPSYVVRAGLGSPAQPMLLALDTSADATWAHCSPCGTCPASSLFVPANSSSYAPLPCSSSMCPILQGQPCPDRDPFDSAAPLPSCAFSKPFADASFQAALASDWLHLGKDSIPNYAFGCVGSVSGPTSDLPKQGLLGLGRGPMALLSQVGNMYNGVFSYCLPSYKSYYFSGSLRLGAAGQPRSARYTPMLKNPHRSSLYYVNVTGLSVGRSPVKVPAGSFAFDPSTGAGTVVDSGTVITRWTAPVYAALREEFRRHVAAPSGYTSLGAFDTCFNTDEVAAGGAPAVTIHMDGGVDLALPMENTLIHSSATPLACLAMAEAPQNVNSVVNVVANLQQQNLRVVFDVANSRVGFARESCN